Below is a genomic region from Pectobacterium polaris.
CTGCAAGGGGATATCGCACCGGGGAGTTCGCTGAAAGAGATGGTCGGCAATGGCTATCTGGTCATTACCATTACGCCGACTGACGGCGAGCGTTATCAGGGCGTCGTCGGCTTAGAAGGTGAAACCGTTGCCGAATGTCTGGAGAGCTATTTCCAGCAGTCCGAACAGTTGCCGACGCGGTTGTTTATCCGTACGGGTCAACACGACGGGAAACAGGCAGCCGCTGGTATGCTGCTCCAGGTATTGCCCGCACAAGACGCCGATCGTAATGATTTTGATCATCTGGCACAGCTCACCACGACGGTCAAAGCCGACGAGCTGTTTACCCTGCCTGCCACCGAGGTGCTGTACCGCCTTTACCATCAGGAAGAGGTAACCGTGTATGAGCCGCAGAATGTCGAATTCCGCTGTCACTGTTCGCGCGATCGTTGCGCAGATGCATTAATGACGCTGTCCGATCAGGAAGTGAATGAGATGATCGAGCAGGACGGTGAAATCGATATGCACTGTGATTATTGCGGCACGCACTACCTGTTTAATTCGCTGGACATCCGCGCCATACGGCACGATTCATCAGGAAATCTGTTGCATTAATCTTTCTAACGGGTACGACAGTACCCGTTTTCTTTTGCTTATTTTCCCACTTATAAACCGCCGTGATTATTTTTCACACACCCTAAATAAGCAAAGTTATTAATGAATTTATTTAATTTTATGATTGCTATCGCGGTTAAAATAAGCTCACTCCCTACAATGTTTAGTAGTACGACTATAACTTGAGGAGTAGCAACATGCAGATCAACGGTATTACCCCGCAAGCCCTGACGGCTTATGGAATCCATGATGTCCGCGATATTGTCTACAATCCCAGCTATGAACTGCTTTTTGAAGAAGAACGCTCCCCTACCCTACAAGGCTATGAACGCGGCATCGAAACCCAACTGGGTGCAGTAGCCGTCGATACCGGCATTTTTACTGGCCGTTCCCCGAAAGATAAATACATCGTGCGCGATGACGTAACCCGCGACACCGTGTGGTGGTCCGATCAAGGTAAAGGTAAGAACGATAACCAGCCCTTGAGTCAGGAAACCTGGACGCACCTGAAGCAGCTCGTTACCACGCAGCTGTCCGGCAAGCGGTTGTTCATCATTGATGCCTTCTGCGGTGCTAACCCAGACAGCCGCCTCAGCGTACGTTTCGTGACGGAAGTGGCCTGGCAGGCGCATTTCGTCAAAAACATGTTTATCCGCCCGAGCGATGAAGAACTGGAAGGCTTTGAGCCAGATTTCATCGTGATGAACGGCGCAAAATGCACCAACCCAAACTGGCAGGAACAGGGGCTGAACTCCGAGAACTTTGTCGCGTTCAACCTGACGGAGCGCATCCAACTGATTGGCGGCACCTGGTACGGCGGCGAAATGAAGAAAGGCATGTTCTCCATCATGAACTACCTGCTGCCGCTGAAAGGCATCGCTTCCATGCACTGCTCGGCAAACGTCGGTGAAAAAGGCGATGTGGCGGTCTTCTTTGGCCTGTCCGGTACGGGCAAAACCACGTTATCCACCGATCCGAAACGCCAGCTGATTGGCGATGACGAGCACGGCTGGGACGACGACGGCGTCTTCAACTTTGAAGGCGGCTGCTATGCCAAAACCATCAAGCTGTCTAAGGAAGCAGAACCGGATATCTACGGCGCCATCAAACGCGATGCCCTGCTGGAGAACGTCACCGTGCTGGCAGACGGCACCGTGGACTTCAACGACGGCTCCAAAACCGAGAACACCCGCGTCTCTTATCCGATCTACCACATTCAGAATATCGTTAAGCCAGTCTCTAAAGCGGGCCATGCAACGAAAGTGATCTTCCTGACGGCGGACGCGTTCGGCGTGTTGCCACCGGTTTCTCGCCTGACGTCCGATCAGACGCAGTATCACTTCCTGTCCGGCTTTACCGCCAAACTGGCGGGAACCGAGCGCGGCGTGACGGAACCGACGCCGACCTTCTCCGCCTGCTTCGGCGCAGCGTTCCTAATGCTGCACCCGACACAGTACGCTGAAGTGCTGGTGAAACGCATGAAGGCGGCTGGCGCACAGGCCTATCTGGTGAACACCGGCTGGAACGGCAGCGGCAAACGTATTTCCATTAAGGATACGCGCGGGATTATTGACGCCATTCTGAACGGCAGTATTGATGATGCAGAAATGCAGACGCTGCCTGTCTTCGATTTGGCCATCCCGACCTCGCTACCTGGCGTCAATCCTGACATTCTCGACCCACGTGATACCTATGCGAGCGTCGAACAATGGCAGGAAAAAGCGGACGATTTGGCACAGCGCTTTATCACCAACTTCGATAAATATACCGATGCTCCGGCAGGCGCAGCACTGGTGAAAGCAGGGCCGAAGCGGTAAACGCTGAAGAAAAACTATCACGAAAAAGGCGCGGAATCGCGCCTTTCTTATTCATGCCAGTGCAGCCCAAAATGCTTATGACTCTTTCGCGATGCCCGCATCCGCTACCGCGATGTCCGATAGCAGCGGCAGATACGCGCGGACGCAGAGCCCACCGCGTTCGCTGCTGCCGACATCCAGCACACCATTGTGTGCATCGATAATACGCTGCACAATCGCCAGCCCCAGCCCTGTACCGCTCGTGGTTCGCGCGCTATCGCCACGCACAAACGGCTGGAACAGATGCTGTAACTGATCGGGCGCGATGCCTTCTCCGTCATCTTCTACCTGAAACCAGACGCGCTGTAGCTCACGCCCGGTACTGACTTTTATCCAGCCGTTACCGTAACGCTCAGCATTCACGACCAGATTCAGCGCCGCACGTTTGATCGAAAGCGAGCTAATGCGCACCAGCAGTTCGCCGGTAGCAAAATCGCTGTCGATCTGGCGTTCATAACCGCTTTCCGATGCCACGACTTCGCCCATAATCGCGTTCAGGTCGGCCACTTCCGTCTGCATTTCCTGACCGGTACGCAGGTAGTCGAGGAACTGCTCAATAATCGCATTACACTCTTCAATGTCCTTATTGATCGACTCCGCCAGATAGTCATCTTCCTTGCCCATCATTTCGGTCGCCAGACGAATTCGCGTCAGCGGCGTACGCAGATCGTGGCTGACGCCCGCCATCAGCAGCGTGCGGTCATCGGCCAGCAGCTTCACGCCGGAAGCCATCTGGTTAAAGGCGCGCGTCACAGAACGCACTTCGGAAGCACCGTATTCACGCAGCGGCGGCGGAATAATGCCCTTCCCGACCTGCAAAGCCGCATGCTCCAGCTCAACCAAGGGTCGGTTCTGCACCCGAATAAATAGCCACGCGCCGCCAATCACCAGCAACATAATCGCCAGCGTATAACGGAAGAGCGGCGAGAAATCGCCCTGATGGATTTCGGTGAGAGGAACGCGCACCCAGATATCCGGTGACAGCCAGGTTTTCAGCCACACCACCGGCGTGTTTTTACTGACTTCAACCCGTACATCCGTCGGGCCGCCCAGCTGTTGCGCCATCTGGTCACTCAAAAACTTGTAGTGCTGGGCCCAACGCAGGCCGCTTTCCTCCGCCGCTGCATTGGTGTACAGCGATATACCCAATTCGCGGTAAATCTCACGTCGGAACGCAGGCGGCACCTCAAGCGTGGAGCCATCTTCCAGTTGCAGACTGTCCGTCATCAGCATTCTTACTTCGTATGCCAGCACTTTATTGAACTGCTGCAAACTCGGCAGAATAGCGAAGTTGAGCACCACCAGATAGGTGGTGACCAAACTGACAAACAACAACGTGACAATCAGTAGCAACGTCCGTGCAAATGAGCTGCGCGGAGAAAAGCGCCATTGCATCATGCCTTACTGCCGTCCGGGACAAACACGTAGCCAAGACCCCACACGGTCTGGATATAGCGCGGGTGCGCCGGATCCTCTTCCACCATGCGGCGCAGACGAGAAATTTGTACGTCGATGGAACGCTCCATCGCGCTGTATTCACGACCACGGGCCAGATTCATCAACTTATCGCGGGACAGCGGTTCACGCGGGTGGCTCACCAGCGCCTTAAGTACGGCAAACTCGCCGCTGGTTAACGGCATCGGTTCATCATCACGGAACATTTCGCGCGTGCCCAGATTCAGCTTGAATTTGCCAAACGCGATAATGGCTTCTTCCTGCGATGGCGCGCCCGGCAGTTCATTCGCCTGACGACGCAGCACCGCACGGATGCGAGCCAGCAGTTCACGCGGGTTGAAAGGTTTAGGAATATAATCGTCCGCGCCGATTTCCAGCCCGACGATACGATCAACTTCTTCCCCTTTTGCCGTCACCATAATGATCGGCATCGGATTGCTCTGGCTGCGCAAGCGACGGCAGATGGACAGCCCATCTTCGCCGGGCAGCATCAGATCCAGCACCATAAGGTGAAAGGATTCACGGGTCAGTAAACGGTCCATCTGTTCAGCATTGGCTACGCTACGTACCTGAAAACCCTGCTCAGTCAGATAACGTTCTAACAGTGCACGTAAGCGCATGTCGTCATCTACAACCAGAATTTTATAGTTTTCTTGCATTCTCTTTCTCCAAAGGCGTAATAGCGCCGACGATGCTATTGTTCAGAAACATACGAATTACTGACAGTCGTTTCTGGTATACATTCTAGGCAAAATTGTTACAAAGCATATTAAAATTCGTGTAATCAATCATTTCCTGTGCTCTCAGGCATGAAATGATCGGCGATTAATGGCGATTGCGGTTAGCGAGAATTGTCGTTTACGAAGATTATAGTAACGCCGCCGCCAATAAAAAGGCGCGCTGGCAGCAAAAGCGGGAGAAAAGCGAGCAGAGAAGACGTTGCCGCCGGCATTTCACGTTCGACATATCGACATTTTCAGAGGGAAGCAGGAAAGGGCGTAAGAGCAATCTGGTAGGTCATACTTCAAACACGTTCTACCTCCTACTCCTGACGTAACGGTCTCGTGTCGCTCCGGCATAGGTACCGGAGCCGACGGTGAGTGACTTACTGCGCAAGACTGACGAAATAACCCGGCTGGTAATCAACCGGCAGGAACTGCTGGTGAAGCTGGCGGAAGGTGTCATCCGCGTTGAGATCGCGGAATAAGTCCGGGTGGAACCACTCGGCCAGTTGCTGAATGGCGATAAAGTCATACGGGCCGTTGTAAAACTGATGCCAGATGGCATGAAATGCACGCTGCTGCTTGGCGATGCTGTTGGTGTAGGCCGGACGCCCCAGAAACCATTCGAGACGCTTGCGCCCTTCCGTCATATCCTGCCCCGGCCCCAGACCAATCCAGCGTCCGCCGGGCACGAAGGCCTCAAAGTTGCCGCTGGTGATCACCACAATTTCTGGGTTTTCCACAATCACCTGTTCAGGGTGCATCTGCATAAAAGTGCTCGGCGCATTCTTCGCCGCGACATTATCGCCACCGGCCAGTTGCACAAATTTCCCGAAGTTATCCGGGCCGAACGTCAGACAGCATTCATCGGTATAGCCACCCAATCGTTCAATGAACACACGTGGTGAACGCGTTTTTTTTGCCGCCAGCACATCGGAAACGCGCTTTAGCTGCGCCTCACGGAATGCGAGAAACGCTTCGGCACGTGCTTCCTGATTAAAAAGCTTGCCGAACAGACGCATCGTCGGCGCAGTGTTTTCCAGCGGGTGATAGCGAAAATCGACATACACAATCGGAATGCCGACGCTGTCCAGTATCCGGTCGTAGCCCGCATCGACAATCGACCGCTGCGCCTCAATGTTCATGATGATGACGTCCGGCTTCAGCGACACCGCCTGCTCCACGTCAAACGTGCCCTTTTCCGTGCCGTCAAACGTCGGGATTTTCGTCAGTTGAGGAAAACGATCGCGATACTGGTGCCACGTTGCCGGATCCGACTGAATCAGATCGCGCTTCCAGGCGACAATCCTTTTCGCCGGATCTTCGCGATCGAGCATCGCAACCAGATACAGCTGACGCCCCTCTCCCAACATGACGCGCTGCACTGGCGTGTTGACTCTCACCTCGCGCCCCAACACGTCCTTGATGACAGTGGAGGTTTGCGCGGTTTGCTCAGCCTGCCCCACCAGCGGCGACAGGCCGACCATCAACAGCGCACTCAGCAATAACCGACGGCAATGTTGCCGCGTCCAACGATTACACATTTTCAATATTTCCCTTCGTCGAGAGAGAGTCATGTTTTTCCGCCTGTATCCGCAGGCGTCGTAGCAGCATCAGCGAGACCAGAAAGGTCACCAGATACGCGGCACCAACGCAGAAGAACAGCGAACGTAGTCCAGGGGAGTAGAGAACCCATCCCCCCAAAGAAATGCCCAGAATAGAGGCAAACTGGCTGACGCTTTGCGCCACGCCGAGTATGTAACCCTGCTGCCCAGCCCCCGCCGCACGGGAAATCAGCGCCATCAGAACGGGCGTTGTCGCCCCCAGCAGCACGCCCCACAGGAAATAAAGCGGAATGAAAATCGCAATATTCAGGATTGTGGCGGCCGTCAATGTCACGATGGCGCAGGCCAGCATCACCACACACAGGCGGCTCAGCGTTTGCGACAACGAGAGGTTTTCAAAATAGCGCGCCCACAGCGACGCAGAGACAATCACGCCGGTCGCCTGCAAGCCATAACACAGCCCGATAACCCACTTATCCACCTGAAAGACGCCGTCCAGATAGAGGGAAAACGGCGTCTGCGGGATCATGCGGCTGCTCAGCAGCAGGCCAGAAATCAGCAGCAAACCGGGAATCGGCGACAGCGCCCAGAGCCGCCGGCGGGGAATTGCTTTCGCCTGCGCGTCCGCAGGCGGAGCAACGGGAACCTCGGGGGCGACATGCGGCAGAAACAGCGCCACGGTAATGCCGCACAGCGCGCAGAGGATCGCCGCACTCAGGTTGATCCAGAAGAAGTTCAGGTAATCTAGGATCAGCCCGCCGACAATCGCTCCCAGCAGCGATCCCACATTGGTAGATACCTGAAGCCAGGCGAAC
It encodes:
- the hslO gene encoding Hsp33 family molecular chaperone HslO — encoded protein: MAHDQLHRYLFENYAVRGELVTVNETYQRILTNHDYPAAVQTLLGEMLVATSLLTATLKFSGDITVQLQGDGPLKLAVINGNHQQQMRGVARLQGDIAPGSSLKEMVGNGYLVITITPTDGERYQGVVGLEGETVAECLESYFQQSEQLPTRLFIRTGQHDGKQAAAGMLLQVLPAQDADRNDFDHLAQLTTTVKADELFTLPATEVLYRLYHQEEVTVYEPQNVEFRCHCSRDRCADALMTLSDQEVNEMIEQDGEIDMHCDYCGTHYLFNSLDIRAIRHDSSGNLLH
- the pckA gene encoding phosphoenolpyruvate carboxykinase (ATP): MQINGITPQALTAYGIHDVRDIVYNPSYELLFEEERSPTLQGYERGIETQLGAVAVDTGIFTGRSPKDKYIVRDDVTRDTVWWSDQGKGKNDNQPLSQETWTHLKQLVTTQLSGKRLFIIDAFCGANPDSRLSVRFVTEVAWQAHFVKNMFIRPSDEELEGFEPDFIVMNGAKCTNPNWQEQGLNSENFVAFNLTERIQLIGGTWYGGEMKKGMFSIMNYLLPLKGIASMHCSANVGEKGDVAVFFGLSGTGKTTLSTDPKRQLIGDDEHGWDDDGVFNFEGGCYAKTIKLSKEAEPDIYGAIKRDALLENVTVLADGTVDFNDGSKTENTRVSYPIYHIQNIVKPVSKAGHATKVIFLTADAFGVLPPVSRLTSDQTQYHFLSGFTAKLAGTERGVTEPTPTFSACFGAAFLMLHPTQYAEVLVKRMKAAGAQAYLVNTGWNGSGKRISIKDTRGIIDAILNGSIDDAEMQTLPVFDLAIPTSLPGVNPDILDPRDTYASVEQWQEKADDLAQRFITNFDKYTDAPAGAALVKAGPKR
- the envZ gene encoding two-component system sensor histidine kinase EnvZ: MMQWRFSPRSSFARTLLLIVTLLFVSLVTTYLVVLNFAILPSLQQFNKVLAYEVRMLMTDSLQLEDGSTLEVPPAFRREIYRELGISLYTNAAAEESGLRWAQHYKFLSDQMAQQLGGPTDVRVEVSKNTPVVWLKTWLSPDIWVRVPLTEIHQGDFSPLFRYTLAIMLLVIGGAWLFIRVQNRPLVELEHAALQVGKGIIPPPLREYGASEVRSVTRAFNQMASGVKLLADDRTLLMAGVSHDLRTPLTRIRLATEMMGKEDDYLAESINKDIEECNAIIEQFLDYLRTGQEMQTEVADLNAIMGEVVASESGYERQIDSDFATGELLVRISSLSIKRAALNLVVNAERYGNGWIKVSTGRELQRVWFQVEDDGEGIAPDQLQHLFQPFVRGDSARTTSGTGLGLAIVQRIIDAHNGVLDVGSSERGGLCVRAYLPLLSDIAVADAGIAKES
- the ompR gene encoding osmolarity response regulator transcription factor OmpR; this translates as MQENYKILVVDDDMRLRALLERYLTEQGFQVRSVANAEQMDRLLTRESFHLMVLDLMLPGEDGLSICRRLRSQSNPMPIIMVTAKGEEVDRIVGLEIGADDYIPKPFNPRELLARIRAVLRRQANELPGAPSQEEAIIAFGKFKLNLGTREMFRDDEPMPLTSGEFAVLKALVSHPREPLSRDKLMNLARGREYSAMERSIDVQISRLRRMVEEDPAHPRYIQTVWGLGYVFVPDGSKA
- a CDS encoding ABC transporter substrate-binding protein, which produces MCNRWTRQHCRRLLLSALLMVGLSPLVGQAEQTAQTSTVIKDVLGREVRVNTPVQRVMLGEGRQLYLVAMLDREDPAKRIVAWKRDLIQSDPATWHQYRDRFPQLTKIPTFDGTEKGTFDVEQAVSLKPDVIIMNIEAQRSIVDAGYDRILDSVGIPIVYVDFRYHPLENTAPTMRLFGKLFNQEARAEAFLAFREAQLKRVSDVLAAKKTRSPRVFIERLGGYTDECCLTFGPDNFGKFVQLAGGDNVAAKNAPSTFMQMHPEQVIVENPEIVVITSGNFEAFVPGGRWIGLGPGQDMTEGRKRLEWFLGRPAYTNSIAKQQRAFHAIWHQFYNGPYDFIAIQQLAEWFHPDLFRDLNADDTFRQLHQQFLPVDYQPGYFVSLAQ
- a CDS encoding MFS transporter; the protein is MRLSGQVAFIIHFMFVVQLVAMGAMEMSGPFWPLHLESMSSGAELSIAGIAVYVGPMLGIMLTSAFWGRMGDRLGNKAMMIRALFGLALTQLGLAWANDIWTIVVLRFIQGACAGYIAPAQAYGVAVVSPLQRTRLFAWLQVSTNVGSLLGAIVGGLILDYLNFFWINLSAAILCALCGITVALFLPHVAPEVPVAPPADAQAKAIPRRRLWALSPIPGLLLISGLLLSSRMIPQTPFSLYLDGVFQVDKWVIGLCYGLQATGVIVSASLWARYFENLSLSQTLSRLCVVMLACAIVTLTAATILNIAIFIPLYFLWGVLLGATTPVLMALISRAAGAGQQGYILGVAQSVSQFASILGISLGGWVLYSPGLRSLFFCVGAAYLVTFLVSLMLLRRLRIQAEKHDSLSTKGNIENV